Proteins encoded together in one Lathamus discolor isolate bLatDis1 chromosome 3, bLatDis1.hap1, whole genome shotgun sequence window:
- the GK5 gene encoding putative glycerol kinase 5 isoform X3 → MEPVCWCNKRGCTSCWTSHEASCWSWHLDTESNFHYMAQYSGKDEEIRILYFWRTGKPFHNFISWQDVRSAELVNSWNKSLLLKVIHVIFTVLHFLTGNDRYLAPSFLTFSTQQTSMKLSWVFKNINEAEEAARKNNCCFGTVDTWLLYRLTKGSVYATDYSNASATGVFEPFTKCWNPTLCNLLSIPISIYPPVKDTSFNFGSADSEIFGVPIPIMAVVADQQSAMFGECCFHPGDVKLTMGTGGFWNVNTGEHLFASRRGLYPLIGWKIGEEVVYLTEGCISDIGTAIKWAQDINLFTNVDETAEMARSIVDSQGVCFVPGFQVSVNDPYLCASFMGLKPSTTRNHLVRAILESVAFRNKQLYDMIVKKIRIPLQTIRADGGVSNNSFVMQMTSDLINKKIEKPVNADMSSLGAAFLAGLASGFWTDKEQLKKLRRIEVVFEPQKDSEEYKTAMDTWLQAMKCSLHW, encoded by the exons tACTCTGGAAAAGATGAAGAGATACGTATTCTTTATTTCTG GAGGACAGGGAAGCCTTTTCATAATTTCATAAGTTGGCAAGATGTAAGAAGTGCTGAACTTGTGAATTCATGGAATAAGTCCCTTCTGCTGAAG gTAATCCATGTTATTTTTACAGTGCTTCATTTCTTGACTGGGAATGATCGGTATTTAGCACcaagttttcttactttttcaACACAACAAACTTCTATGAAGTTGTCAtgggtttttaaaaacataaatgag gctgaagaagctgccagaaaaaataactgctgctttgGAACAGTTGACACGTGGTTACTGTATAGATTAACTAAAG GTTCTGTGTATGCTACAGATTACTCAAATGCCAGTGCTACAGGTGTTTTTGAACCCTTTACG aaatgttgGAACCCCACTTTGTGTAATTTACTTTCCATTCCCATCTCTATTTATCCACCAGTGAAAGACACAAG CTTCAACTTTGGATCAGCTGACTCTGAAATATTTGGGGTGCCTATCCCAATAATGGCAGTG GTAGCAGATCAGCAGTCAGCTATGTTTGGAGAATGCTGCTTTCACCCAGGAGATGTTAAACTGACAATGGGAACAGGCGGCTTCTGGAATGTGAATACTGGAGAGCACCTCTTTGCATCACGAAGAG gtCTGTATCCACTGATTGGTTGGAAGATTGGAGAAGAAGTTGTTTACTTAACTGAAGGCTGTATTTCAGACATTGGCACTGCCATAAAATGGGCTCAGGATATAA ATCTTTTCACCAATGTAGATGAAACCGCAGAAATGGCACGGAGTATTGTTGATTCTcaaggtgtttgttttgttccagGTTTTCAG GTTTCTGTGAATGACCCATATTTATGTGCCTCTTTCATGGGGCTGAAACCTTCCACTACCAGAAACCATCTTGTACGAGCTATATTGGAATCTGTAGCTTTCAG aaacaaacagctttACGATATGATTGTAAAGAAGATACGTATTCCTCTTCAAACAATTCG AGCTGATGGAGGTGTCAGCAATAATAGCTTTGTCATGCAGATGACTTCAGATTTAATtaataagaaaatagaaaaaccTGTGAATGCAGACATGTCGAGTCTTGGTGCAGCTTTTCTAGCAGGCCTCGCTTCAG GATTTTGGACTGACAAAGAACAATTAAAGAAGCTAAGGCGAATAGAAGTAGTTTTTGAGCCCCAGAAGGACTCGGAGGAATACAAAACTGCTATGGATACCTGGCTACAAGCAATGAAATGCTCCCTGCACTGGTAG